DNA sequence from the Gemmatimonadota bacterium genome:
CGCCAGGATGGCGTTCCCCTGCCAGAGCACCGTGTCCTTTTCGCCTACTACCCGCACGCTGACCGCCTCGCCGGCCGCAACGCCGTACCCCTCCACGTACACCCGTGGCGGCTCGCCGCCGTACGGCACGGTGCGCCGCGGGTTCACGATCAGCTCGGGAGCCACCGTCCGCGAGCCGCGGCCGCTCGCCCCGTAGACCAGCACGGGGCCGGCCAGGGTAGCGGCAGCAGCGCCGTATGCTGGTACCGGCAGCGTGTCCTGGGCGCGGAGGCCGCGCGAGCTCAGGGCATCGCGCGCCTCGAAGTGCACCGTGTAGCGGTCCGGCGGCAGCGCGAGCAGCGCCTGGAAGATGATGGTCTCCTCGGTTCGTCCCGTTTCCGGAAAGCTCCCCACCCGCACCTTCTCCCGCCGCTCCAGCCGCTTCACTTCCACGCTGTCCCGCAGGAACGCCAGCTTGACTTCGTACTCGCCCGCGAAGCCGCTGCCCTCTCGCTGGAAGCGCAACGCGTTGTTGGACAAGGACAGGCCCACCAGCACGTAGGTCGAGTCGGCCGGGCCGGCCAGCGTGGCAAAGCTGGCAACCGCGGGGAAGTCCTCTGGTCCCGCCAGCATGCCCAGGTCGCGGTAGACCTCGAGCGGGCGCGCCACACTGCCCTCGCGCTTCGCCTCGGGCCCGCCCCGTGCGCCGCCGCGGCCGCCGCAGCCGCCGAGCAGCACGAGGAACAGGATCAAAGCCAGAGGGCCACCGGCGAGGTGGCCCTCCCGACGGCGTCGTTCCAGGCTGCCTTGGATGCTCATGTCTCTATCGCCGTGCCGGTTCCCATGGCATGGAGCGCATCGACCATTTTCTGCGCCGACTCCTCCATGTCGATGACCAGGCGGTCGATCCTGGTCACGAAGTAGTTGTGCATGATGTTGATGGGTATCGCAATGCTCAGCCCGGCCGCCGTCGTGATCAGTGCCACCTTGATCCCCCGCGCCACCAGTGTCGCCTCGACATCGCCCGCCACCTCGATAGCCTCAAAGGCCTGGATCATTCCCACCACCGTGCCCAGGAAGCCGAGCAGCGGCGCCACATTGGACAGCGTCGCCAGCCAGACCAGCCCCCGCTCGAGAGCCGCCATCTCGATGAGCCCCACGTTCTCAATGGCTTTCATCACCCGCTCGGTTCCCTCCTCGTGGCGGCTGAGCCCTGCCACCAGGATGCGGCCGGCCGGCGTGGCCGACTCGCCGGCCACCGTCATGGCGCCCGCGACGTCCTGGCGCCTGAGCCGCTCGTCCACTTCCCGCAGCACCTTGCGCGTGGGCCCGCTCTTGGTGTTCAGGTCAACCAGCT
Encoded proteins:
- a CDS encoding MotA/TolQ/ExbB proton channel family protein — its product is MQQLLTLWADGGWMMWPLGACTLLGLGIIIWKLVDLNTKSGPTRKVLREVDERLRRQDVAGAMTVAGESATPAGRILVAGLSRHEEGTERVMKAIENVGLIEMAALERGLVWLATLSNVAPLLGFLGTVVGMIQAFEAIEVAGDVEATLVARGIKVALITTAAGLSIAIPINIMHNYFVTRIDRLVIDMEESAQKMVDALHAMGTGTAIET